The genome window CCTTCATATCGCTTGCCTATCACGCCTGGATCGGCGTGCGTGACATCTGGATGGACTACGTCAAGCCGACGGGCATCCGCCTGGCGCTGGAAGTCCTGACCGTTCTGTGGCTGGTCGGCTCCGTCGTCTATGCCGCTCAAATTCTGTGGAGAATCTAAGTCGTGGCCGCCGTTAAATCTTCTCTTCCGCGCCGCCAGTTCGATGTGGTGGTCGTCGGCGCCGGTGGATCCGGCATGCGTTGCTCGCTGCAGCTGGCCCAGGCCGGCCTGAGCGTCGCCGTTTTCTCCAAGGTGTTCCCGACCCGCTCGCACACCGTCGCGGCGCAGGGCGGCATCGGCGCCTCGCTGGGCAACATGAGCGAGGACAACTGGTTCTGGCACATGTACGACACCGTCAAGGGGTCGGATTGGCTGGGCGACCAGGACGCCATCGAATTCATGTGCCGCGAGGCCACCAACGCGGTCTACGAGCTCGAGCACTTCGGCATGCCGTTCGACCGCAACCCCAACGGCACGATCTACCAGCGTCCGTTCGGCGGCCATACCGCCAACTTCGGCGAAAAGCCGGTGCAGCGCGCCTGTGCCGCGGCCGACCGGACCGGCCATGCGCTGCTGCATACGCTCTACCAGCGCAACGTCGCCGCCCGTACCCAGTTCTTCGTCGAGTGGATGACGCTGGACCTCGTCCGTGACTCCGAGGGCGACGTGGTGGGCGTGACCGCGCTGGAAATGGAAACCGGCGAGATCTACATCTTCGAAGCCAAGACCACCGTGCTGGCCACGGGCGGCGCGGGCCGCATCTGGGCCGCCTCGACCAACGCCTTCATCAACACCGGCGACGGCCTGGGCATGGCGGCGCGCGCGGGCCTGCCGCTGGAAGACATGGAATTCTGGCAATTCCACCCCACCGGCGTGGCCGGTGCCGGCGTGCTGATCACCGAGGGCGTGCGCGGCGAGGGCGGTATCCTGCTGAACAAGGACGGCGAGCGCTTCATGGAGCGCTATGCCCCGACGCTGAAGGATCTGGCGCCGCGCGACTTCGTGTCGCGCTCGATGGACCAGGAAATCAAGGAAGGCCGCGGTGCGGGCCCCCACGGCGACTACGTGCTGCTCAAGCTCGATCACCTGGGCGCCGATACGATCAACAAGCGCCTGCCGTCGATCCGCGAGATCGCGATCAAGTTCGCGAACGTCGATCCCATCAAGGAACCGATCCCGGTCGTGCCGACCATCCACTACCAGATGGGCGGCATTCCGACCAACTATCACGGCCAGGTGGTCGTGCCCAAGGACGGCAACCCGAACACGGTGGTCAACGGCCTGTACGCCATCGGCGAATGCGCCTGCGTGTCGGTACACGGCGCCAACCGCCTGGGCACGAACTCGCTGCTCGACCTGGTGGTGTTCGGCCGCGCGGCCGGCAACCACATCGTCGGCGCCGATCTCAAGCGCCGCAGCCACAAGGACCTGCCGGCCGACGCCGCGGACTTCACGCTGGGCCGTGTCGACGTGCTGGAAAGCCGCAAGCAGGGCGAGCGCGTGCAGAACGTCGCCAACGACATCCGCAATTCCATGCAGCGCCACTGCGGCGTGTTCCGCACCCAGACGCTGCTGGACGAAGGCGTGGGGCAGATCCTGGAACTGGCCGAGCGCGCCAAGAGCGTCGCCTTCCAGGACCATTCCAAGGTCTTCAACATGGCCCGCGTGGAAGCGCTGGAGCTGGAGAACCTGATCGAAGTGGCCAAGGCGACCATCGTGTCGGCCGCCGCCCGCAACGAGAGCCGCGGCGCCCATGCGCACAGCGACTTCCCCGAGCGCGACGACCAGAACTGGCTGCGCCACTCGCTGTGGTACGCGGAAGGCAACCGCCTCGATTACAAGCCCGTGACGATGAAGCCGCTGACCGTCGACAGCTTCCCGCCCAAGGCGAGGACGTTCTAACCGATATGACCACCCCTTCCCAGGGCGCCGCGGATCCGGCTCCGCC of Pigmentiphaga sp. H8 contains these proteins:
- the sdhA gene encoding succinate dehydrogenase flavoprotein subunit, which codes for MAAVKSSLPRRQFDVVVVGAGGSGMRCSLQLAQAGLSVAVFSKVFPTRSHTVAAQGGIGASLGNMSEDNWFWHMYDTVKGSDWLGDQDAIEFMCREATNAVYELEHFGMPFDRNPNGTIYQRPFGGHTANFGEKPVQRACAAADRTGHALLHTLYQRNVAARTQFFVEWMTLDLVRDSEGDVVGVTALEMETGEIYIFEAKTTVLATGGAGRIWAASTNAFINTGDGLGMAARAGLPLEDMEFWQFHPTGVAGAGVLITEGVRGEGGILLNKDGERFMERYAPTLKDLAPRDFVSRSMDQEIKEGRGAGPHGDYVLLKLDHLGADTINKRLPSIREIAIKFANVDPIKEPIPVVPTIHYQMGGIPTNYHGQVVVPKDGNPNTVVNGLYAIGECACVSVHGANRLGTNSLLDLVVFGRAAGNHIVGADLKRRSHKDLPADAADFTLGRVDVLESRKQGERVQNVANDIRNSMQRHCGVFRTQTLLDEGVGQILELAERAKSVAFQDHSKVFNMARVEALELENLIEVAKATIVSAAARNESRGAHAHSDFPERDDQNWLRHSLWYAEGNRLDYKPVTMKPLTVDSFPPKARTF